The following proteins come from a genomic window of Terribacillus aidingensis:
- a CDS encoding GTP-binding protein — translation MDRRIPVTVLSGYLGAGKTTLLNHLLANKQQLKIGVLVNDMSEINIDAHLVEKGGLKRTDEKLIQLENGCICCTLREDLIIEIDKLADLDIDYIIVESTGISEPIPVAQSFTYQEDVLGIDLSAKCRLDTMVTVVDAGSFWHDYQSGESLLDRQQQAIEEDEREISDLLIDQIEFADVILLNKADQLDKDELQRLYSLMHTLNPEANIHQTEFGKVDPSLVLDTKEFSFEKASQSAGWIKELNSEHIPETEEYGISSFVYRRQRPFHPDRWMKWLEKWPSDVVRAKGFFWLASRPDTSGLLSQAGRSLAIEAAGPWISTYPPDEREALRAEDKELDARWHPIYGDRMTELVFIGIGLDKEEIRRDLDSCLLTDEEMQQDSAVFSDPLPAFV, via the coding sequence GTGGATCGAAGAATACCAGTGACCGTCTTGAGCGGTTACCTAGGAGCAGGTAAGACAACGCTTCTTAATCATCTGCTTGCCAATAAGCAGCAGCTGAAAATAGGTGTGCTCGTGAATGATATGAGTGAAATTAATATTGATGCCCATTTGGTCGAGAAGGGCGGATTGAAGCGCACCGATGAGAAGCTAATCCAGCTTGAAAATGGCTGTATCTGCTGTACGCTCCGAGAAGATTTGATAATCGAAATTGACAAGCTGGCTGACTTGGACATCGACTATATCATTGTAGAATCAACAGGGATATCCGAGCCAATTCCGGTAGCGCAAAGCTTTACGTATCAAGAAGATGTACTCGGAATTGACTTATCTGCCAAATGCCGGCTGGATACGATGGTGACGGTTGTGGATGCAGGGAGCTTTTGGCATGATTATCAATCTGGAGAGTCCTTATTGGACCGGCAGCAGCAGGCAATAGAGGAGGACGAACGAGAGATTTCTGATTTACTGATCGACCAAATCGAATTCGCGGATGTGATTTTGCTTAATAAAGCAGATCAGCTGGATAAGGATGAACTGCAACGGCTATACAGCTTGATGCATACACTGAACCCAGAAGCGAATATCCATCAAACGGAGTTTGGAAAAGTAGATCCGAGTCTTGTGTTAGATACAAAGGAATTTTCATTTGAGAAAGCCAGTCAATCTGCTGGCTGGATCAAGGAGTTGAACAGTGAGCATATACCAGAAACAGAGGAGTATGGAATCTCTTCTTTTGTCTATCGAAGACAACGGCCGTTCCATCCGGATCGTTGGATGAAGTGGCTGGAGAAATGGCCGAGCGATGTTGTGCGGGCGAAGGGCTTTTTCTGGCTTGCATCCCGCCCGGATACAAGCGGTTTATTGTCACAGGCGGGACGTTCGCTGGCAATCGAAGCTGCGGGACCGTGGATAAGCACATATCCGCCAGATGAACGGGAAGCTCTCCGAGCCGAGGACAAAGAACTGGATGCTAGATGGCACCCCATTTATGGAGACAGAATGACGGAGCTGGTTTTTATTGGGATTGGTTTAGATAAAGAAGAAATTAGAAGGGATCTGGATTCGTGCCTACTGACAGAT
- the rpsN gene encoding 30S ribosomal protein S14, whose translation MAKKSKIAKEKKRQELVMKYAELRRELKEKGDYEALQKLPRDSSPTRLKNRCEITGRPRGYMRQFGMSRIKFREYAHKGQVPGVRKASW comes from the coding sequence ATGGCAAAAAAATCGAAAATAGCAAAAGAGAAAAAAAGACAGGAACTCGTGATGAAGTATGCAGAACTGCGAAGGGAACTGAAGGAAAAAGGAGATTACGAAGCATTACAGAAGCTGCCCCGTGATTCTTCGCCGACACGATTGAAAAACCGCTGTGAAATAACCGGACGCCCGCGCGGTTATATGCGGCAATTCGGCATGAGCCGGATTAAATTCCGCGAGTATGCTCATAAAGGGCAAGTGCCTGGTGTTCGGAAAGCGAGCTGGTAA
- a CDS encoding GTP-binding protein, whose translation MNKKIPVTVLSGYLGAGKTTLLNHILHNREGLKVAVIVNDMSEINIDAGLVENEGTLSRVDEQLVEMSNGCICCTLRDDLLVEVEKLAKNGSFDYILIESSGISEPVPVAQTFTYIDDQLNINLSDFTTLDTMVTVVDANRFWHDFGSGESLLDRQQEVAENDEREIADLLLDQIEFCNVLILNKCDLVEETALRDLKHVMRLLQPEAKIIEATHGKVNPHDILFTQSFDFEKVSSSAGWLKELENGPEQHTPETEEYGIGSFTYVRQHPFHSERFMQFVETMPENIIRSKGITWCATRNQYALLLSQAGPAANIEPVSYWVASLDEERQQFIRRENPSINQDWHPHYGDRKTQLVFIGTDLDQQAITEELDSCLLTESELAGDWSQLPDPFRWKIQTAQ comes from the coding sequence ATGAACAAGAAGATACCTGTAACGGTTCTTAGTGGCTATCTGGGTGCAGGGAAGACGACGCTGCTCAATCATATTCTACACAATCGTGAAGGCTTGAAAGTTGCAGTCATTGTCAACGACATGAGCGAAATCAATATTGATGCAGGCTTGGTGGAAAACGAGGGGACATTATCGCGAGTAGATGAACAGCTGGTCGAAATGTCCAATGGCTGCATCTGTTGCACGCTGCGAGATGACCTGTTGGTTGAAGTGGAGAAGCTGGCCAAAAATGGCAGCTTTGATTATATACTCATCGAGTCGAGCGGGATTAGTGAACCAGTTCCTGTGGCACAGACGTTTACGTATATCGATGATCAGTTGAACATCAACTTATCCGATTTTACGACGTTGGACACGATGGTGACGGTAGTGGATGCAAATCGCTTTTGGCATGACTTCGGCTCAGGTGAGAGTTTGCTGGATCGGCAGCAGGAGGTTGCTGAGAATGATGAACGGGAAATTGCGGATCTCTTACTCGATCAGATTGAGTTCTGTAATGTACTCATTTTGAACAAATGTGATCTTGTAGAAGAAACAGCACTGCGTGATCTGAAACACGTCATGCGTCTATTACAGCCAGAAGCGAAAATCATTGAGGCAACACACGGTAAAGTCAATCCGCATGACATACTGTTTACCCAATCGTTTGACTTTGAGAAAGTGAGCTCTTCTGCTGGCTGGCTGAAGGAATTGGAGAATGGACCAGAGCAGCATACACCTGAAACAGAAGAATATGGCATCGGCTCGTTCACATATGTCCGGCAGCATCCTTTTCATTCAGAGCGCTTTATGCAGTTCGTAGAAACAATGCCGGAAAATATTATCCGCTCCAAAGGAATAACCTGGTGTGCGACGCGTAATCAATATGCTTTGCTGCTATCGCAAGCTGGTCCGGCAGCGAATATCGAGCCGGTATCTTATTGGGTTGCTTCCTTGGATGAGGAACGACAGCAGTTCATTCGACGGGAAAATCCGTCCATCAATCAAGATTGGCATCCCCACTATGGCGACAGAAAAACACAGCTTGTGTTCATCGGAACAGACTTGGATCAGCAAGCAATAACAGAGGAATTGGACAGTTGCCTGCTGACAGAATCAGAGCTTGCAGGCGATTGGTCACAGCTGCCAGATCCATTTCGCTGGAAGATCCAGACAGCTCAATAA
- a CDS encoding GTP-binding protein: MSNRTNKIPVTILTGFLGAGKTTLLNRILRDVRSSNTAVIINEFGETGIDGRFVEETKEEIIEINNGCICCNVRGDLIRILKDMLVRAHKEGTEIKRVIIETTGLANPAPVIQTFLMDDVMRYWFEMDSVCTVVDALHTDRQLHAHAVAREQIAFADKVIINKKDLVTKEELELLTTRIQRMNPEAELFFAQNSQVPIFKLLDVFSFSLDQKLSVRPNMLDHNHHHHDDIQAIVLKDQRQIDPKRLDKWFSYLVQVKGESLFRYKGILHVKGQNRRVLFQGVHMLFASSADREWKQGEDKQNELIFIGRELEEEELRTGFAYCLGDIDDFHTKGA, from the coding sequence ATGTCTAACAGAACAAACAAAATTCCCGTCACGATTTTGACAGGGTTTCTTGGAGCAGGGAAGACGACGTTATTAAATCGAATACTTCGTGATGTACGAAGCAGTAATACAGCCGTTATCATCAATGAATTCGGTGAAACAGGAATCGACGGAAGGTTTGTCGAGGAGACGAAGGAAGAGATAATTGAAATCAACAATGGCTGTATTTGCTGTAATGTTCGCGGTGATTTGATTAGAATACTCAAAGACATGCTCGTTCGTGCGCACAAGGAAGGCACCGAAATTAAGCGCGTGATCATTGAAACAACAGGATTGGCAAATCCCGCGCCTGTCATCCAGACTTTCCTGATGGATGATGTTATGCGGTATTGGTTTGAGATGGATAGTGTTTGTACAGTCGTGGACGCTTTACATACCGATAGACAGTTACATGCTCATGCTGTTGCTCGGGAGCAAATTGCTTTTGCGGATAAAGTTATCATCAATAAAAAGGACTTAGTTACAAAGGAAGAGTTGGAACTTTTAACGACACGCATTCAAAGAATGAATCCGGAGGCGGAACTTTTCTTCGCACAAAACAGTCAAGTTCCAATATTTAAATTGCTGGATGTATTCAGCTTTTCGCTTGATCAAAAGTTGAGTGTTCGTCCAAACATGTTGGATCACAATCACCACCATCATGATGATATTCAAGCAATCGTACTGAAGGATCAGCGGCAGATCGACCCGAAACGTTTGGATAAATGGTTTTCTTATTTGGTTCAGGTAAAGGGAGAGAGCTTATTCCGCTATAAGGGTATTCTCCATGTGAAAGGGCAGAACAGGCGTGTGCTGTTTCAGGGTGTTCATATGCTATTTGCAAGTTCTGCTGACAGAGAGTGGAAGCAAGGAGAAGACAAGCAAAATGAACTTATTTTCATAGGAAGAGAGCTGGAGGAAGAAGAACTGCGGACTGGTTTCGCTTATTGTCTTGGTGATATAGACGATTTTCACACAAAGGGTGCATAA
- the pruA gene encoding L-glutamate gamma-semialdehyde dehydrogenase, with amino-acid sequence MTTPYKHEPFTDFTEEKEQQAFHKALEQVQKVMGESYPLVIDGEKVTTDEKIVSINPANKEEVVGKVSKASQEHAERAIEAAATAFETWRYTKPEERAHILMRAAAIVRRKKHYFSALLVKEAGKPWKEADADTAEAIDFMEYYARQMIELAPGKAVMSREGEANRYIYTATGVTVVISPWNFLFAIMAGTTVAPLVTGNTVVLKPASATPVIAAKFVEVLEEAGVPKGVINFVPGSGAEVGDYLVEHPKTSIITFTGSRDVGTRIFEKAAKVQPGQQHLKRVIAEMGGKDTIVVDEDADIELAAEAISVSAFGFAGQKCSAGSRAVVHEKVYDAVLQRVIEITESRITAAPESADVYMGPVIDQDSFDKITEYIEVGKQEGKLVSGGSSDDSKGFFIQPTIFSELSPTSRIMQEEIFGPVLGFSKVSSFEEAIDVANNTEYGLTGAVITKNRAHIEYAKERFHVGNLYFNRNCTGAIVGYHPFGGFKMSGTDSKAGGPDYLQLHMLAKTVSEMY; translated from the coding sequence ATGACGACACCTTATAAACATGAACCGTTCACCGATTTTACAGAGGAAAAAGAGCAGCAGGCTTTCCATAAAGCGCTGGAGCAGGTACAAAAGGTGATGGGAGAATCGTACCCGCTTGTGATTGACGGTGAAAAAGTGACGACCGATGAGAAAATCGTCTCTATCAATCCAGCGAATAAAGAAGAAGTAGTCGGGAAGGTTTCCAAAGCTTCTCAGGAGCATGCGGAACGTGCCATCGAGGCTGCAGCAACAGCTTTTGAAACATGGCGCTATACAAAGCCGGAGGAACGTGCCCATATTTTGATGCGTGCAGCAGCAATTGTCCGCCGCAAAAAGCATTATTTCTCTGCACTACTCGTGAAGGAAGCAGGCAAGCCATGGAAGGAAGCGGATGCGGATACAGCAGAAGCAATTGATTTCATGGAATATTATGCACGTCAGATGATAGAGCTTGCTCCAGGTAAAGCTGTCATGTCTCGTGAAGGTGAAGCGAACCGCTACATTTACACAGCAACGGGCGTAACTGTCGTTATTTCACCGTGGAACTTCTTGTTCGCAATTATGGCTGGAACAACTGTTGCACCACTAGTGACAGGTAACACGGTAGTTCTCAAGCCGGCAAGTGCAACACCTGTCATTGCGGCTAAGTTCGTTGAAGTGCTCGAGGAAGCAGGTGTTCCAAAAGGCGTTATTAACTTCGTACCAGGAAGTGGTGCTGAAGTAGGCGATTATCTTGTAGAACATCCGAAAACAAGCATCATTACGTTCACTGGTTCCCGTGATGTTGGTACACGTATTTTCGAAAAAGCAGCCAAGGTACAACCAGGGCAGCAGCATCTGAAACGCGTCATTGCAGAAATGGGCGGGAAGGATACGATCGTTGTTGATGAAGATGCTGATATCGAGCTTGCAGCTGAAGCAATCTCAGTTTCCGCATTCGGCTTTGCCGGACAAAAATGCTCGGCTGGATCTCGTGCTGTTGTGCATGAGAAGGTATATGACGCTGTGCTTCAGCGAGTAATTGAAATCACAGAATCCCGCATTACTGCAGCACCAGAAAGTGCAGATGTATATATGGGACCTGTCATTGATCAAGATTCCTTCGATAAGATTACCGAGTATATCGAAGTTGGCAAACAGGAAGGCAAGCTCGTAAGCGGCGGTTCCAGCGATGACAGCAAAGGCTTCTTCATTCAGCCGACCATTTTCTCTGAACTGTCTCCGACATCCCGCATCATGCAGGAAGAAATCTTCGGACCAGTCCTTGGCTTCTCGAAAGTATCCAGCTTCGAGGAAGCAATCGACGTCGCCAACAACACAGAGTATGGTCTCACAGGCGCAGTCATTACGAAAAACAGAGCCCACATCGAATATGCGAAAGAACGATTCCACGTCGGCAACCTGTACTTCAACCGCAACTGCACCGGCGCCATCGTAGGCTACCACCCATTCGGCGGCTTCAAAATGTCAGGAACCGACTCCAAAGCCGGCGGACCGGATTATCTGCAGCTTCATATGCTGGCGAAGACAGTTAGCGAGATGTATTAA
- a CDS encoding proline dehydrogenase family protein, with the protein MEALSRNFFLYLSKNQPLNKLANLYGIRMVKGKIVGGVSFDQAVPFIQKLNQTGMSVTVDHLGEYVADPQTAVERAGEAVAALEMIKAANLDAQVSLKLTSLGLDISEELVRLNLRRILTAADRLDVMVTIDMEDSERCQKTLELFQELKAEFQNVSTVIQAYLYRSSDDLDRMQHLQPFIRLVKGAYKEPKSVAFPEKRDVDANYRKLIAKQLDSGSYTAIATHDDRMVSFAKHYALEKGIGKDKFEFQMLYGMRQQLQQELVKQGYKVRIYLPYGDDWYGYFMRRLAERPANIAFAFKGMTQK; encoded by the coding sequence TTGGAAGCTTTATCTCGCAATTTTTTCTTGTATTTATCAAAGAATCAGCCGTTGAACAAATTGGCTAATTTATATGGCATTCGAATGGTCAAAGGAAAAATCGTCGGAGGTGTGTCCTTCGATCAAGCAGTACCATTCATCCAGAAGTTGAATCAAACAGGGATGAGTGTGACAGTAGATCATCTTGGTGAATACGTGGCTGATCCGCAAACAGCTGTAGAACGAGCTGGCGAGGCAGTCGCAGCTCTGGAGATGATTAAAGCGGCGAATCTGGATGCGCAAGTATCCTTGAAATTGACGTCACTGGGACTTGATATCAGTGAAGAGCTTGTCCGTTTGAATCTTCGCCGCATCCTGACGGCTGCCGATCGTCTGGATGTGATGGTGACGATTGATATGGAGGATTCGGAACGCTGTCAAAAGACTCTGGAGTTGTTCCAAGAACTCAAAGCTGAGTTTCAAAATGTGAGTACCGTCATCCAGGCGTATCTTTATCGCAGCAGTGATGATTTGGACAGGATGCAGCATCTGCAGCCGTTCATCCGCTTAGTCAAAGGGGCATATAAAGAGCCAAAATCGGTCGCTTTCCCGGAAAAACGGGATGTAGATGCGAATTATCGCAAGCTGATTGCTAAACAGCTGGACAGCGGCAGTTATACTGCGATTGCAACACATGATGATCGGATGGTTTCCTTTGCTAAACATTATGCCCTGGAAAAAGGGATAGGGAAAGACAAATTTGAATTTCAAATGCTGTATGGCATGCGGCAGCAGCTGCAGCAGGAGCTGGTCAAGCAAGGCTATAAAGTCAGGATCTACTTGCCTTATGGGGATGATTGGTATGGCTACTTCATGCGCAGACTGGCCGAGCGGCCAGCGAATATTGCATTCGCATTCAAAGGTATGACACAAAAATAG
- a CDS encoding endo-1,4-beta-xylanase: protein MKKRKWIWIGGAILIIGIAIGGYLMERQPLRKLAQDDDLLIGSSIRYDALLEDDTYQKLATTEFSSWTIENEMKMDAMQPEQGAFNFVKVDKMVLMAEEHDIKLRGHVLVWGEALPAWVSQQAVDRASAEQVLKTHIQEIVTHYQGRIDTFDVVNEAWNDDGTLRDTIWLRTIGPDYIPLAFQWAREANPDAKLYYNDYGNEMSNAKSEAMLEALSNWKQEGIPIDGIGMQTHVDAADPRFSKDRIQEWFTRIEDAGFEIAVTEMDVKLQNLNNGDAKNVQAERYGDVMEVCLDTPACGEFTVWGISDNHSWVTEQESPNGKPLLFDENGQPKKAYNTLKRKLLF from the coding sequence GTGAAAAAGCGTAAATGGATTTGGATCGGGGGAGCAATCCTCATTATTGGAATTGCCATTGGAGGGTATTTGATGGAGAGACAACCACTGCGCAAGCTTGCTCAAGACGATGATCTGCTTATAGGCTCTTCGATTCGCTATGATGCCCTGCTGGAGGATGATACATACCAGAAACTGGCTACCACAGAATTCTCCAGCTGGACGATCGAGAATGAAATGAAAATGGATGCCATGCAGCCAGAGCAAGGAGCCTTCAATTTTGTTAAAGTAGATAAGATGGTGCTAATGGCAGAAGAGCATGATATCAAACTCAGAGGACATGTACTTGTTTGGGGAGAAGCGCTGCCCGCATGGGTATCTCAACAGGCTGTAGATCGCGCTTCCGCAGAGCAAGTGCTCAAAACCCATATCCAAGAAATTGTCACTCATTATCAAGGCCGCATCGACACCTTTGATGTTGTCAACGAAGCGTGGAATGATGATGGTACCTTACGGGATACGATTTGGCTCCGCACGATTGGACCTGATTATATTCCCCTCGCCTTCCAGTGGGCTCGTGAGGCCAATCCAGATGCTAAGCTGTATTACAATGACTATGGTAATGAAATGTCCAACGCTAAATCAGAAGCGATGCTGGAAGCTTTGAGCAATTGGAAACAAGAAGGTATCCCAATTGACGGTATCGGTATGCAAACGCATGTAGATGCTGCTGACCCCCGCTTTTCCAAGGATCGCATCCAGGAATGGTTCACCCGTATAGAAGATGCAGGCTTTGAAATCGCTGTGACGGAAATGGACGTAAAGCTGCAAAATCTCAACAATGGGGATGCCAAGAATGTCCAAGCTGAACGGTACGGAGATGTGATGGAAGTGTGTCTGGATACACCAGCCTGCGGGGAGTTCACTGTCTGGGGCATATCAGATAATCATAGCTGGGTTACCGAGCAGGAATCTCCAAATGGCAAACCGCTCCTCTTCGATGAAAACGGGCAGCCGAAGAAGGCTTATAACACATTGAAACGAAAACTATTATTCTAA
- a CDS encoding glycosyltransferase family 2 protein, with product MQTSEIIWLIASTVILLVLYGLARKHLAAKYLLLAAFLGINLVYLIWRTAFTLPTVGILSLIVGILLLVTEWAGFLQSVVFTILSWKPFRRKTIPLSEFKELPTVDVYIATYNEPADLLKRTIAASQMMTYPQDKLKVYVCDDGRRADIRQLTESMGAYYLDRPDNKHQKAGNLNHAMTKTDGEIIVTMDADMVPRANFLERTLGYFTDNKVSFVQAPQVFYNADAFQYNLFFEDNITNEQDFFMRRLEEGKDRFNATMYVGSNALFRRTALEEIGGFATGVITEDMATGMLLQTNGQKTVFVNEALAVGLSPETYADLLKQRDRWCRGNIQVIRKWNPLTIKGLSFMQRLLYMDGIHYWFFGIYKMVYLLAPLLFLLFSIYSLQTDFSTLLLFWLPAFLSSQLAFRRMADNKRTTIWSHIYEVALAPYMAVSVLTELFFRKSIKFNVTRKGIVNNRRHFLWRTSTPYVILLAMSIASMIMIGIDLFTPIQIYENVEMLYINIFWVLYNAVALVMALIISVERPRFREAERFDVTLEAELLNSLDEKKHPIRIIDLSEYGARLELLDAKAAHLLSAGSPLTLSSGPLQGLKLHKHWVSQQGKSYYAGVSFQDVTQEQYRALIKLLFVDAPDIYTSREYVNSTLLHAVSRFFRQTQVEPKQSERQSIRETISVPGVLYFADTGKIETTLIDYSLSGCQIELKKPIKPGQVLRLHANHNSFRESDVRVQWVQKRGRKYLAGLRFLTETAESDTA from the coding sequence ATGCAAACTTCAGAAATCATTTGGCTAATCGCTTCCACAGTCATTCTGCTCGTTCTATATGGGTTGGCCCGGAAACATCTAGCTGCTAAGTATTTGCTGCTGGCTGCCTTTCTTGGTATCAACCTTGTCTACTTGATTTGGCGGACGGCATTCACATTGCCGACAGTCGGGATACTCAGTCTGATAGTCGGAATCCTGCTGCTGGTGACGGAATGGGCTGGATTTTTACAATCCGTCGTTTTCACCATCCTCTCCTGGAAGCCGTTCAGGCGGAAAACCATTCCGCTTTCGGAATTCAAGGAACTGCCGACAGTCGATGTATATATTGCCACTTACAATGAACCAGCAGATCTTCTAAAGCGGACGATTGCAGCGAGCCAAATGATGACTTATCCGCAGGACAAGCTCAAGGTCTATGTCTGCGATGATGGAAGACGAGCAGATATCCGGCAATTGACTGAATCCATGGGTGCTTACTATTTAGATCGACCGGATAATAAGCATCAAAAAGCCGGGAATCTGAACCATGCGATGACTAAAACAGACGGCGAGATCATCGTCACGATGGATGCTGATATGGTACCGCGCGCCAATTTCCTTGAACGCACGCTCGGCTACTTTACCGATAATAAAGTCTCATTCGTCCAGGCACCGCAAGTATTCTATAATGCAGACGCATTCCAGTACAATCTGTTCTTCGAGGATAATATTACGAATGAACAAGACTTCTTCATGCGCCGTTTGGAGGAAGGAAAGGATCGCTTCAATGCAACGATGTATGTCGGAAGCAATGCTTTGTTCCGCCGAACTGCATTGGAGGAAATCGGGGGTTTCGCAACGGGCGTCATAACCGAGGATATGGCAACAGGCATGCTTCTCCAGACAAATGGGCAAAAAACAGTCTTTGTGAATGAAGCATTAGCTGTTGGCTTATCCCCTGAAACGTACGCCGACCTTCTAAAGCAGCGCGACCGCTGGTGCCGAGGCAATATCCAAGTCATCCGTAAATGGAATCCGCTCACAATCAAAGGTCTGAGCTTCATGCAGCGCTTGCTGTACATGGATGGAATACATTATTGGTTCTTCGGTATCTATAAGATGGTGTATTTACTGGCACCATTGCTGTTCCTGCTGTTCTCCATCTATAGTCTGCAAACCGATTTCTCGACTCTATTGCTGTTCTGGCTGCCGGCGTTCCTATCGTCACAGCTCGCGTTCCGCCGCATGGCAGATAACAAAAGGACGACGATTTGGAGTCACATTTATGAGGTGGCACTCGCCCCTTACATGGCTGTATCTGTTCTAACGGAACTATTCTTCCGAAAATCGATCAAATTCAATGTTACCCGCAAAGGAATAGTGAATAATCGCCGGCATTTTCTCTGGCGGACAAGCACACCATATGTGATTCTGCTTGCAATGAGCATTGCTAGTATGATTATGATCGGAATAGATTTGTTTACCCCTATACAGATTTACGAAAATGTCGAAATGCTCTATATCAATATTTTCTGGGTGCTATACAATGCTGTCGCACTTGTCATGGCTTTGATCATTTCGGTGGAACGGCCGCGCTTCCGAGAAGCAGAGCGCTTTGATGTGACGCTGGAAGCAGAGCTTCTGAATAGTCTTGATGAGAAGAAGCATCCCATACGAATCATTGACTTAAGCGAATATGGCGCAAGGCTGGAACTGCTTGATGCAAAAGCAGCCCATCTGCTGTCAGCCGGAAGTCCGCTGACGCTTTCCTCAGGTCCGCTGCAAGGCTTGAAGCTTCACAAGCATTGGGTTTCCCAGCAAGGAAAAAGCTATTATGCAGGCGTATCCTTCCAGGATGTCACGCAGGAACAGTACCGTGCCCTTATCAAACTCCTGTTCGTCGATGCACCAGACATATATACGAGCAGGGAATATGTAAATTCAACACTATTGCATGCAGTTTCCCGCTTCTTCCGTCAAACACAAGTCGAACCAAAACAATCCGAGCGGCAGAGCATCAGGGAAACAATCTCGGTTCCTGGCGTCCTCTATTTTGCTGATACTGGTAAAATAGAAACCACTCTTATTGATTACAGTCTGAGCGGCTGCCAAATCGAACTGAAGAAACCGATTAAACCAGGTCAAGTACTGCGTCTGCACGCCAATCACAACAGCTTCCGCGAAAGTGATGTACGTGTCCAATGGGTGCAAAAACGCGGACGAAAATATTTAGCAGGTTTGCGATTCCTGACCGAGACAGCTGAATCGGATACTGCGTAA
- a CDS encoding glycosyltransferase, translating to MKIILVAVMAFFWILLIYYSILTIAGVLQRLKRKEEITLPSYPSIAVLIPAHNEGVVIKQTLEAMIRLKYPGALDVYVLDDSSTDDTAEIIQKFSSTFSRIHYLKVPPGSPKGKSRVLNYGLSVTTSDYFIVFDADNQPAEDSVLELIHAAERTPDAGGAVGYVKTINADRNVLTRMISIEFQVFQLLMQSGRWKMFKTGSLAGTNMLLRRSVLQEAGGYDLYALAEDAELTVRLTALGWKLPVVHHSRTWEQEPEKISIFVRQRTRWLTGNIYLLEKSFHEWSYWKGKTFVHSFQHVLTYLLFVLMLLFSNTWFILSLLGVNLPDFESPLLLFWFMSYVVYTAQVVSAMVLERTITPFNVLIGLIMYFTYAQIFLLLLLRSGLSYIWSRLTKQTIKWDKTERFKDDAA from the coding sequence ATGAAGATTATTCTAGTAGCAGTTATGGCCTTTTTCTGGATTCTACTCATCTATTATTCCATTCTTACAATCGCCGGCGTTTTACAGCGATTGAAAAGGAAAGAAGAAATTACTTTACCGTCCTATCCTTCTATTGCTGTTTTAATTCCTGCGCATAATGAAGGAGTCGTGATAAAGCAGACTTTAGAAGCCATGATTCGACTAAAATACCCAGGAGCATTGGATGTCTATGTTTTGGATGATTCCTCTACAGATGACACAGCCGAGATCATTCAAAAATTCAGCAGTACTTTCTCCCGTATACATTATTTAAAAGTCCCTCCTGGGTCTCCGAAAGGAAAATCAAGAGTACTTAATTATGGGTTATCTGTAACGACATCCGATTATTTCATTGTCTTTGATGCAGATAATCAGCCCGCTGAAGACAGTGTGTTGGAATTGATTCACGCTGCAGAACGTACTCCTGACGCTGGGGGAGCAGTAGGATATGTTAAGACTATCAATGCAGACCGAAATGTATTGACCAGAATGATCTCGATCGAATTTCAGGTCTTTCAGCTATTAATGCAAAGTGGTCGATGGAAGATGTTTAAAACAGGTTCCCTGGCAGGAACGAACATGCTGCTTCGAAGAAGTGTTCTGCAAGAAGCTGGGGGGTATGACCTGTATGCTCTTGCCGAGGATGCAGAACTTACTGTTAGGCTGACGGCTTTAGGGTGGAAATTACCTGTTGTTCACCACTCGAGAACATGGGAACAGGAACCAGAAAAGATTAGTATCTTTGTCAGACAGCGTACAAGATGGCTGACAGGTAATATCTATCTATTGGAGAAATCGTTTCATGAATGGAGTTATTGGAAAGGAAAGACGTTTGTCCATAGCTTCCAGCATGTTTTGACTTATTTATTATTTGTATTAATGCTGCTATTTTCAAATACATGGTTCATTCTAAGCTTACTAGGAGTCAACCTGCCCGATTTTGAATCTCCTTTGCTGTTGTTCTGGTTTATGAGCTATGTAGTCTATACTGCTCAGGTTGTCAGTGCAATGGTGCTTGAAAGGACAATTACACCATTTAATGTACTTATCGGCTTAATCATGTATTTCACTTATGCTCAGATCTTCCTGTTATTGCTTTTACGAAGTGGACTTTCTTATATATGGAGCAGGCTGACGAAGCAAACTATTAAGTGGGATAAAACAGAAAGGTTTAAGGATGATGCAGCATAA